GCACTTTGAACATCGTCGGCAAAAGGGCAGGGAGCGAACGCGTTCATTGGCCAAAACCGCGCCCAGCGCGGTGTTGACAAGTCGGTGCGTCGCGAAGCCGCGCTGGGCGAGGATTTGCTCGCGCGCGAGCGCGGAAAGGGGCGTGGAATGCTGCTCTGCGGCACGACCAGACCGAATCGCCCTACTCTGACGCGGCGCTCCGCGCCTGCAGCTCTCGGCATCGCGGCTGCCCTCGTCGGCGGTCATGTCGCCCGCGCGGCCGATCTCGACTGGCACCGTCTCGGGAACGAGGCGGCCGAGGTGCTGGCCGACGTGATCCGCATCGACACCCAGAATCCGCCCGGCGGGGAGACGGCGGCGGCGAACGCGCTCGCCCGCAAGCTCGAGGGCGAAGGCATCGAGGCCCAGGTCTTCGAGTCATCGCCGGGCCGCGGCAACCTCCACGCCCGGCTCCCGGGCAACGGCGGCGCGCCGCCCATCATCCTGCTCGCGCATTTGGACGTGGTCCCGGCCGACCCCCGGGGCTGGCGCGTCCCGCCCTTCTCCGGCGCACTGGAGCACGGTTACGTCCATGGGCGCGGCGCGCTCGACGCGAAGGGCGTGGCGGTGGTCGAGCTGATGGCGCTCGTCGCGCTCAAGCGGAGCGGGCAGCCGATCGACCGGGACGTGATCCTGCTCGCCACCGCCGACGAGGAGACGGGCGGCAAGGCCGGCGCGGGCTGGATCGTGCAGCACCGGCCCGAGCTGCTCGGGAACGCTGAGTACCTGCTGACTGAGGGCGATCACATCCACGTCGCCCAGGGCAGGAGAAAGGTGGTTCAGGTCGCCGTGGCGGAGAAGACGCCGTTTTGGGTGAAGGTGATCGCGCGCGGGGAGGGTGGTCACGGCTCGACGCCCCCCGCGCAGACCGCCGTCACGCGGCTCGTCCGGGCGCTCGACAAGGTCCGTCGGTACCGGACCGCCGTGCGGCTCGTGCGGCCGGTGGAGGAATACTTCGCCGCCCTGGCGCCCCTCGAGCGCGAGCCGTTGCGTAGCAAACTCGCCCACTTGAGCGAGGCGCTCGAAGATCCCGCCTTCCTTGCCGAGTTCACCCGCAACCCGCGCCAAAATGCCCTCATCCGGAACACCATGACGCCCACCGTCCTCGAAGGGAGCCCCAAGACCAACGTCATCCCCGAGGAGGCGAGCGCGCAGCTCGACTGCCGACTCCTGCCGGGGGAGCGCCCCACGGAGTTCCTCGCGCTTCTGCGCGAGGTGATCGCCGACGACGCCATCCGGATCGAGACGCTGCTCTCGTTCCCAGCCTCTTCCTCCGACTCGGCCTCCGGGCTGATGGCCGCCATCCGCAAGCTCGCGGCCGGCGACCTGGGCGGGGCGCCGGTCGTTCCGAGCGTGATCACGGGTTTCACGGACAGCCACTACTTCCGGGAGCACGGAATCGCGAGCTATGGTTTCGTACCCTTCGTCCTGAGCGAGGATGACGAGAAGACGGTCCACGGCGTCAACGAGCGCGTCTCGGTCGAGAACCTCCGCGACGGCGTGCAGCGGCTCGTCGCCTTGCTGCGCGCGCTGCCCGCTCGATAGAGCATTTTCCGCGCCCGCGCAGTTGCAATTCCGGCTCCCGCTTGCTCTAAAGGGCCATTTCCGGAGAAGGGTGTGTGCTTCGGGCGGGAGCGGGACTGTCGACAGAGCGAGATTCGGCGCGCGCCGCGGCCGATGCGGCCACCGCAGCACTTACCTCTGCGAGCCTCGAGCGCGCCGATGTGCTGCTCGTCTTCGCGACTACGCCACACGGGCCCGGCTTCACGCGCGTCACCCGCACCGCGGGCGAGGTGTGCGGGACGGCGCAGGTGGTGGGCTGTAGCGCCGCAGGCGTGCTCGCCGGTGAGGAGGAAGTCGAGGGCGGTCCGGCCGTGGCCGTACTCGCGCTCGGCGGCGACTTCGTCGCCCGTCGCTTCTTCGTACCCTTGACGCGCGGGCGAGCCGAGCACGTTGCCGACGACATCCTCGACGCCGTCGGGGAGGGCGGAGGGGGTGACCGCGTCCTCTTTCTCTTCGGGGACACGTACCATCTCGAGCCCGAGCCGCTGTTTCGCGGACTCCGGCAGCGGCTGCCCGGTGTGGTGGTGGTGGGCGGCGGAGCGTCGGAGGACGGGAGCGTCGGTGAGGTGTCCGTCTTCTCGGGCAACGCGGCCTCCTCGGCAGCGGTAGCCGGTGTGGCGCTGGAAGGCTCGCTGCGCGCGACGGTGGGCGTGACGCACGCCCTGCGGCGCGCGAGCCCCGTGTGGCGAGTCACCGCCGCGCGGGGCAACTGGATCCTCGCGTTGGATGGGCGACCCGCTTACGAGGTCTTCGCCTCTGTGGTCCCCTCCCCGCTGCTCGCGCATCCGCGCCGCGCGCTCGCCACCGTGCTCGCCGGCTTGCTGGTCGGCGAGGACGAGTTCGTCGCCCGCCACCTGCTCGCGCTCGACGCCGAGCACGGCGCCCTTGCCGTCGCGGCTCCGGTCGCCGAGGGCCAGCGCGTGTTCTTCGGCGTTCGCGATCCGCTCGGGGCACGCGAGGGTCTGCAACGCCTGCTCGCCGACCAGGCGGCGGCATGGCAGGCGCCGGAAGCCGCGGCCGCACTCTACGTTACCTGCGTCGGCCGGGGGCGCGGCTTCTACGGCGTCCCAGGCCTGGAGAGCGCCTATCTGCGGCAGCACCTCGGCAGGCTTCCGGTTGCGGGGTTCTTCAGCGGGGCGGAGTTCGGGCCGGGCGCGGACGGGACGCAGCTTCATCAGTACACCGGCGTGCTCACCGTGCTGGGCCCCGGCGCATGATAGGTACGGGGGAACAGGGAAGGACCGGGCGCGCGCGGGCGCGCCACTCGAGAAGGAGGACGTGATGGGACGTGTGAAGGAGCAGTCGCGCGGGCGGCTCGCCGTGCTGCAGGACGTCCTGACGGGGGGCGGGAAGGCTCTGGTCGGCCAGGCGCAGAGCCTGGGCGCCGGGGTGCAGCGCCGCATCGTCGAGGTGGGGCGCGGCGTCGAGAGCCAGGTGACCACGCTCATCGCCGGGATCGAGGAGCGGCTCTCCGAGCGCCTGGACGTTCTCCTCGATCGCCTCGCGGTGTCGCTGCGGCGCGATCTAGACCGCGTCCGCGAGCGCGTCCGGGCGGTCGAGAATCGCCTGGCCGACGTGCCGAAGGAGGGAGTGCGCGAGCTGTTGGCTCCCCTGCAGTCGATCGCGAGCGGCGCGGGGGAGCGGGCATCCGCAGCCCTGGCGCGCATCGAAGAGCTCTCGCTCCGCCTCCAGCATGCGGAGCGGCGCGTCGCCGAGCTCACGCGCGAGGCCACGCGCGAGACGCTCGACGCTGGGGAGCTCCTGCAGCGGCTCGAGCGAACCGAGCAGCGTCTCACCGACCTCGGGCGTGAGGTCGGCACCAAGCTCGGCGAGCTGGGCGCGCTCCGCGAGCGTCTTACCAGGATCGAGGGGCGGGTGGTCGAGAGCTCCAAGGATCAGATCGCGCGGGCGGGCGAGGCGACGGGCTTCCGGGACCGCGTGACGCGCCTCGAGGGCCGGCTGAGCGATCTCTCCAAGGAGCAGGTCGCCCGCGCGGTCGAAACGGCGGGCCTCCGCGAGCGGCTCTTCCGCGTGGAGCAGCGCAGCGGGACCTCGGCAGCGGCCGGGGCGTTCGCCGAGCCCGAGCGCGCTCCCGTCTCGGTCGAGGATTAGCTCGCGGTGGAGATCGTCCCTGTTCCTCAGCTCGCCGACAACTATGCCTACCTGCTGGTCGATCCCGAGTCCCGCGAGGCCGCCGTCGTCGATTGCGCCGAGGCGGCGGCCGTGCTCGCCGAGGCGGAAAGCGCGGGCGCGCGGCTCACGGCTGTGCTCGCCACCCACCACCACTTCGACCACGTCGGTGGCAACCCGGACCTCCTGGCCGCCCTCCCTGGTCTTCACGTCTACGGCTCGGCCGACGACGCGCCCCGCATCCCCGGGATCACCCATCGCGTGCGGGACGGCGACCCGGTCCAGGTCGGCGCCTTCCCGGGCCGGGCGATCACGATCCCGGCGCACACCAGCGGCCACGTCGCGTACTACTTCCCGAGCGTGAGCGCCGTGTTCACCGGCGACACGCTCTTCGCGGCGGGCTGCGGCCGCCTCTTCGAGGGTGACGCGGCGCAGATGATGGCGTCGCTCGCCAAGCTCGCCGCGCTTCCCGACGACACGCGCGTCTACTGCGGCCACGAGTACACCGAGAAGAACCTCCGCTTCGCGGCCATGCTCGAGCCGGGAAACCGGGCGCTCGCCGCCAAGCTGGCCGCCGTGCAAGCGCTCCGCCGCGAGGGGAAGTGCACCGTGCCGAGCACGATCGCCGAGGAGAAGGCGACCAATCCGTTCCTGCGCATCGACAGCCCCGAGCTTGCGGCCTCGGTCCGGGCACGGGTTCCCGACCTGCCGCCCGGAGACCGTGTGGCGCTCTTCGCCGCGCTTCGGGCTCTGAAGGACCGCTTCTGATGCCCGACCTGATCCTGAGCCGTATCGCCGACCTTGTGTGCACCATTACCCTCAACCGGCCCGAGAAGCGCAACGCGCTCAGCACCGAGATGATCGAGGCCCTCCACGCTACCCTCGCCCAGGTGGCCGCACGCGAGGACGTCCGCGTCGTGGTGCTGGCGAGCGCCGGGGGTGTCTTCTGCGCGGGCCTCGACCTGCGCGAGCTCGCGGCACAGCGGGAGGCCGGCCGGGTGGAGACGCACCCCCTCCAGGACGCGCTCGAGAACCTCGAGCGCTGCCCGCATCCCACGATTGCCGCCGTCCAGGGCGATGCCATCGCCGGAGGCTGCGAGCTGGCACTGCACTGCGACCTCCGCGTCGCCTCCGACCGCGCCCACTTCGCGATGCCGCTCGCCCGTATCGGCATCGCGGTGCCCGTGACGCTCACCTGGAAGCTCGTCGACACGATCGGTGCGGCGGCGACGAAGGAACTGCTCTTCACCGGCGAGGGCCTCGGCGCCCCGGAGGCGCTCGCGCTCGGGCTCGTGAACCGCGTCGTCCCCCCCGGGAGTCTCGAGGCCGCCGTGGGGGAGCTGGCGCGCCAGATCGCTCACAATGCGCCGCTCTCGGTCCGCGCCATGAAGGCGTTCGTGCAGCGCCTGGCCGAGGAGCGGCGAGCCTACCGGCGGGACGAGCTGGAGGCCCTCTTCCACCGCGTGCAGGGCAGCGCGGACGCGCGCGAGGGCCTGGCCGCACAGCGCGAGCGCCGTTCGCCCGTGTTCCGCGGCGAGTAGGCCCCGAGTCTCAGGCGCCCGACTGGAGCAGCCGGGCGAGCTCCTCCGCTCGGGTGACGGGTGCCGCGCAGGTGAAGTTGCGGCAGACGTATGCCGTCGCCCGCCCGTCCACCGCCGGCCGCTCGCGAGCGGGGGCCGGCAGGTCGGGCTCATCCGGCTGGGTGGCGACCAGCACCCGGTGCGGCCAGTAGGCGCGGGCGACCTCGGCCCACAGGGCATCGGTGTCGGTCGCGCCGCGTCGCCCCACGACCACCACCTCGACCGGTCCCTCGAGGAAGAACTCCAACCCCTGGAGGTACGTCGCGTAGGCGAACGGATTCTCGGCCGCTTCGTCGTGATAGAGGTGGAGGATCTCCTCGGCACGGGCGCGATGGCTGGCCTCCCCGGTCAGGTGATGCAGGCGAAGCAGCACGTGCGCCGCGACCGCGTTGCCGGAGGGTAGGGAGCCGTCGCCCGCCGGCTTGCTGCGCGCGATCAGCTGCTCCTCGTCGTGCGCGACGAAGAAGTAGCCCCCGCCCGCGCCGTCGTGGAAGCGGGCGTCGAGGGCGGCCACCAGCTCCTCCGCCCGCCCGAGGTGCACCCGCTCGCCGGTGGCCTCGTAGAGGTCGAGGAAGGCGCTAGCGAGGAAGGCGTGGTCGTCCAGGTAGGCGCCGTGCTTCGCGCGCCCGCTCACCCACCCGTGGAGCAGCTTCCCCCCGGCCCGCATGCGCGTCCAGACGAACTCCGCGGCCGCGCACGCTGCCCCGAGGAAGCGGGCGGCCCGGAGCACTCGGCCTGCCTCGGCCAGCGTCCCGATCATGAGGCCGTTCCAGCTCGCCAGGATCTTCTCGTCGCGCGCCGGCGCCGCCCGCTGCGCGCGAGCGGCCAGCAGCCGGGCGCGGGCGCGCTCGAGCGATGCCGCCACGTCGGCGGGGCTCCGGCCGAACATCCTCGCGACCTGCTCGACGGTCAGGGTGACGTGCGGAACGCTCCTCCCCTCGAAGTTTCCCTGGTCGGAGATGTCCCAGTAGCGGCAGACCAGGTCGACGTCGTTCGCGTCGACGACTCGGGCCACCTCCGCGGGGGTCCAGACGAAGTATTTCCCCTCCTCGCCCTCGCTGTCGGCGTCGGTCGCGGAGTAGAAGCCGCCTTCAGGGTGCCGCATGTCGCGCAGCACGTAGTCGAGTGTCTCCTCGACGACGCGGCGGAGCCCCGGCTCGCCGGTCACCTGGTAGGCCTCCAGGTACAGACGCGCGAGCTGCGCGTTGTCGTACAGCATCTTCTCGAAATGGGGCACGAGCCAGCGCGCGTCCACCGCGTAGCGGTGGAAGCCGCCCCCAACCTGGTCGTACACACCGCCCCTCGCCATCCGCTCGCAGGTGAGGAGCACCACGTCGAGCAACGCGGGGTTGCCGGTCGCGCGGTGCTGCCGCAGGAAGAGCTGGAAGGCCGACGTGTGCGGGAATTTGGGCGCCCCGCCGAGTCCGCCGTCGGCGCGGTCGGCATGGGCGAGGAGAGCCTCCGCCGCACGGCGCGGGAGGGTCGGGTCGAGGGGACGCCCGGTGGCCTGGGCGTGCTCGAAGCGCGCCAGGCCGGAGACGATCTGCTCGACCGACCTGGCCACGTCGGCCGGGCGCTCCCGGTAGGCCCGCGCCACCGCTTCGAGGACGCGCGGAAAGCCGGGTAGCCCGTGCCGGTCCACGGGCGGGAAGTAGGTGCCACCGTAAAAGGGCTTGCCCTCCGGCGTCAGGAACACGGTCATCGGCCAGCCGCCGCGACCGGTCAGCGCCTGCACGGCCTTCATGTAGACGTCGTCGATGTCGGGCCGCTCCTCGCGATCGACCTTCACGCTGATGAAGAGCTCGTTCATGAGACGCGCGATGTCCGGGTTCGCGAACGACTCGCGCTCCATCACGTGACACCAGTGGCAGGCGGAGTAGCCGACGGAGAGCAGGATCGGCTTGTTCTCCGCGCGGGCCCGCCCGAACGCCTCCTCGCCCCACGCAAACCAGTCGACAGGGTTGTCCGCGTGCTGGAGGAGGTAGGGGCTGGTCTCGCGGGCGAGACGGTTCGGGGGCACCACGCCCGCATGGTGGCAGCGCGCCCGCGGCGGTGCAACGCCCGTCATCGATTGACAGCCGGGCGCCCCCGGCGCTAGCTACGCGCCGATGCGGACGGTGTACGTGGCCGACTACCCCGCCATCCAGCATCGCCACGACAACGGCGATGTCGTCACGGTCCGGTTGAAGCGCCGCAAGGGCGGCTTCCGCACCACCTGCGAGGGATGCAAGACGGAGTTCGTCTACCGCAAACCTGCACCCAGCACCATGCCACACTTCAAATCGCCGCTCCTGCCGCCGATCAAGGGCAACTGGGACAGCGGGGACGACGACCACTGAGGTGCCGACGTCGCTGCGCCGGCCTGCGCCCGTGAATATCCTCCTCAACTTCCATCTCGGGCAGGACGTACGCATCGCCGTGCCCGAGGGGACGCTCGCGACGCTGCGCGAGCGGTTCCCCGCCGTCACCTTCGTCGGCGCCGACGACGCTGAAACTTTGGTCCGGCAGGCGGCCGACGCCGAGGTGTTCTACGGCTTCCAGTTCCCCTCGGAGCTGGTTCCAAAGGCGCCGCGGCTGCGCTGGATCCAGTCGGCGTCGGCAGGCATCGAGGGCAACCTCTCGCCACCGGTCGTGGAGCGCGGGATCCTCCTCACCAACGGCGCGGGGATCGCATCGACGGGGATCGCCGAGCACGTGCTCGGCGTCATGCTGGCGTTCTGCCGTAATCTCCACGTCGCCGGCCGGCTGCAGCGCGAGGGGCGCTGGAACCGCCCCGCGGTCATGGCCGGCAGCGGCATCCCGATCCGCGAGTTCCGAGGGAGCGGCGTGGCCGTGCTGGGCCTCGGGCCGATCGGCGCAGCGGTCGCAGCCGACTCGGCGGCTCTGGGAGCCACTGTCCGGGGCCTACGACGCCACCCGCCTGCGCAGGCACCCCCGCCCTACGAGGCGGTGGTCGGGCCGGAGGGGCTCCCGGATCTCCTGGGTTGGGCGCACTTCGTGGTGCTCGCGGTGCCGCACACGCCCGAGACCGAGGGCATGATCGGCGAGCGGGAGCTCGGGCTCATGCGCCGCGACGCCGTGCTCGTGAACGTCGCCCGAGGATCGGTCGTCGACGAGGCGGCGCTCCTCGACGCGCTCCGCCGCGGGTTGATCGCCGGCGCGGGACTCGACGTCTTCGCGGAGGAACCCCTCGCAGCGTCGAGCCCTCTCTGGGCCCTACCGAACGTCATCCTCACCCCGCACGTCGCGGGGGCGACGCCCCGCTACCTCGAACGGGCTCTCGAGCTCTTCATCGAGAACCTCGGGCGCTATCTGGAGGGACAGCCGCTCCGGAACCTCGTCGACCACGCGCTCGGTTATCCCAGAACCAGTGATTCCGTCTAGTTGGGAGCGGGTAGCATTCGCTGTCGGGCCTGCGTGATTGACAGGCCCGCTGGTCCTCCGGCAATACGGCGGCAATTGGAAGCGACATACGCCTAATCCCCGCAGGGGAGCGGAGGACCCAGCGCCTGGGGTCAATCCGGGGCCACCTAGGTGGGCCCGGACGGGCTAGCTCTTTGAGCCCGAACCCGTCAGCTAACTTCGCCGGCGTTCAAGGAGCGGGATCATGCAGACTGTGCCCCGTGGGGCCGGGGGAGCAATCCCCCGGCACCCTTTTCATGCGCGAACGAGTGCGTCCTGGCTCTTCGCGGTGGCCGTCGCGTCGCTGATCGTCTGGGTGTGCCCCGCCCGCGCGGACATGGTTCCGGGCGAGCCCGTCGTCGGACACGCTTCGTGGTACGGAGGGGAGTTCGCGCGCCGTCCGACCGCGAGCGGCGAGCTCTTCGACCCATTCAAGCTGACCGGCGCCCACCGCACGCTCCCGCTCGGGAGCAAGGTCAAGGTCACGAACCTGCTCAACGGTCGCTCCGTGATGGTCACGATCAACGACCGCGGACCCTACAAGCGGCGCCGCGAGATCGACCTGTCCTACAGGGCGGCGAGCGTCCTCGGCATCGTGCGTCGGGGCGTCGCGCGCGTGCGCATCGAGCTGGTCGACTCCTGACGAGGGGTGCCCCGGGCGTCCGAGCACGTGGACACGCTCGCCCGCCCCCTCGAGCCGGGCACGCCAGCCCCTCGGTGACCGAGCCGACCCCCGCCTGTCGCTCAGTGAGCCCCGGCATGGAGGCGGCCGAGTAGCCCCGGAAGGTGCGGGGCGCAAAGGTTCGCTCCGCGCCGCCGGACGGAGCGCGCAGAGTTACGCGGAGTGGCGCAGCCCGACGGGGCGTCCCGTGATGGAGTGTCGGCGGCCGTTCACACGACGGAACGGGAAGCGCACGACCTTCGCCGAGGACGGCACCGGGGCACGCTGCGCGTCGCGCCATCGCCTGAGGCCCCCGCCGAGGTACGCAGCGTCCAGGCCGAGGGCCTGGCAGATGCTCTCGAAGCTGAACGGCCACTCCGTAGCGGGCGCCGCGAACCACTCTTCTGCCTCGGCGAACAAACGCTGCCCGCGGCGCGTGGAAGAGGTCACGTACTTCTGAAAGGTGCCGACTGCATCCTCGAGCACGGCCAGCATGAGCCGCTTCTCGGGCTGCAGTGACGCGTCGAGCTGGAAGCGACCGAAGAACTGTGATGGAAGGATGGTCTCGGGCTCCAGCCCCGGACCACCGGCCGGTTCGTCGAGCCTTCTCGCTGCCTGCGTTTGCATGCGTGCTCCTCCTCCCCCCGGGGGTACCAGCAGCATGCAGCGTGCCATGCTCCCCAGCCGCGCAGAGCCACGATCGGGCGGAGAAAACGCTCCCCGTCGCATGAAACGGCGTAACAAAACGTGACCACACGCCGTAGCGAAGCGCGACAGCGACGTGGCGCCTCGGCTACGACGGGCTCGGACCTGACGGGGGTGAGGTGGCGTCGAGCTGGCGGTCGATGAGCCGCCGGGTCCGCCTGAGTGCTCGGCTGACACGAGGCGTCTCATTGGCGGGAAGCTCGTCGGCCAGGAGCCGCGCAAGGGCCCGGTTCATCCGTCGTGCCAGGGCGAGCACCTCCGCCACCGCCGCGCGCTCCCGGCGGCGGCCGGCCTTCTCCTCGCGGAAGCGCCGCACCGACAGCACCCCGAGCTGCAGGCGGCGCCAGAGCGCGAGCGCCGCCAGGGGATCCTCTTGGCGGGCGACCCCCATGAGCAGCTCGCGCGACACCGCCCCCCCGTCACGCTCGAGGTCAGCCTTCACGGCGTCCGGCAGGCGGGTGATCGCCAGAATGTTCGACACGTAGGGCCGGCTCTTGCCGAGCAACTCCGCCACCTCGCGGTGGCTGTAGCCGTGCCGTGCGATGAGGGCCGCCAGGCCCTCGGCTTCCTCGAGCGGCGAGAGGTCCTCGCGCTGCAGGTTCTCGATGAGGGCGAGCTCGAGCGGGTCCTCGACCTCGCGCACGAGCGCGGGTAGCCGGTCGACGCCGGCGAGCTGCGCCGCCCGGAAGCGCCGCTCGCCGGCCACCAGCTCGAAGCCCGCCGCGACCGGCCGCACCACGATCGGCTGCAGGAGCCCGTGCGCCTTGATCGACGCCGCCAACTCGCCGAGCTTCTCGTCGTCGAAGTGCTTGCGCGGCTGGTCGGGGTTCGGGTGCACGTCCCGGAGCCGCACGAGGGTCAGGACGGTGCGCTGCCGACGCTGGAGCGAGCCCGCTACCGCGAGCCGCCGTACCGGTGCCTTCTCGCCCTCCTGCTCCCCGGCTCCCGCCTCAGGCATGGTCCACCACATGACGCACCTCCGCCCTCCCCCCACCACCATCTCGACTAACGGAAAGTAGACCCGCAGGCGCGCCTCCGGAGCACCCATCACGGAGCGCGAAGAGCGTCGGACGGGAACGGGGCTCGACCGGCCGGAGGCCGTGGACTCTCCGGCCGGCGCGCCGGGCGATCAGAGCGAGGGAACCTTCCCGTACAAGAGGATCGCGATCACGAACGCGTACAACGCGAGAGCCTCCATGAGGGCAAGCCCGACGATCAGCGGCGTGAAGATGCGATCTGCGGAGTTCGGGTTCCGCCCGATCGACTCCATGGCTGCCGCGGTCGCCCGGCCCTGGCCCAGCCCGGCCCCGAAGGCCGCGATGCCTAGTCCGAGCCCGCCCGCGAGTGCGACAAGGCCCCTCCACCATGACGCTCCGCCCCCTTCCCCTGTCACCTCCGCCAGAGCGGGGTTCGCCGCCAGGAAGATCCCGACGGCGACCAGTGTTCCACCGATTCGCTTCATTCAGTTTCCCTCTTCTGAACCGCCGGCTCTCCCTTCCTCTCCTCTTATCCTCTTCCGCTCCCGCCGGGATGGCGGCCCAACCTGAACTCAGTGCTCGTGACTCACGGCCAGCGCTATGTAGATCGCGCTCAGCATGGTGAAAATGAAGGCCTGCACCACGGCGACGAATGCCCCGAGGAAGTAGAATGCGACGGGGATCCCGATCTTCGTGAGGCCGGTGAAGATCTCCACCACCTCGTGGTCCGCCACCATGTTGGCGAACAGGCGGATGCCGAGCGACACGGGTCTGAACACGTGGGTGAACAGCTCGACGACCAGCATGAGGGGGTACAGGAGAACGACGGAGCCGAGGAACTGCTTCACGTAGTGGAGCCCGTGCTCGCGCGCACCTGCAAAGTGGTACGCGATGAACGAAACGATGCCCAGGCCGAACGTGATGTTGAAGTCGGACGTGGGAGGCGAGAAGCCCGGGACGAGCCCGATCAGGTTGCACGCCAGGATGAAGACGAAGAAGCTGGCGAGCAGCGGCACGTAGCGCTCGGCGCCATGGCCGATGACGCTCTCGGCAAGCCCCGAGATCCCCTCGACGACCGCCTCCGCCAGGTTGCGTGTCGTGATGCCGTCCTCGGGATCGAGAGCGGCTTCCGTCGCGCCGAGCTTGCGGCTCACGCGTACGGCGAACACGACCAGAAGTGCGGCGACGAGCCCTCCCGTCGCGATCTTCTCGGGAAGCCCGAGGGCCCCGATCCAGGTGAACGGCTCGTGTTCCATCAACTTCCCCGCACCCGCATCGCCTCCCACACCGCCGCCGCGGGAAAGCAGGTGAGGCCAACTGCGAAACCGATCGGATCCGGACGGTGCTCTCGCCCCGAGGCGAAGGCCCACCAGCCAAGCCCCAGGAAGGCCAGAAGTTTAGCAAAGAGAAGAGCAATAGCAAGGCGCGGGCCGGCCCTCTGCAAGAGGGCACGGAGCCCGACGGAGTAGAGGAGGACGGAGAGCCCCATGATGCCGCCACCCACGACCACACCGCCCACGCCGGGGCGACCGGCCGCGCCGGAGGCGCTCGCCGCCAGAGCGACGAGCGTCCAGTGACGCACCTGCAGCCGGCTAAGGCTCGGGCTCGTGGTCCCTCCGCTCGAGCTGTCTGAGCGCCTGGATGAGCCAGATGAGTCCGCCGACCAGGCCGAGCACGGTACACGTGAGAAGCGCCCACGGCGCAGAGCCGAACCAGCGATCGATCACCCAGCCCAACAGCGCGCCTCCGGCGATCGTGCCCGAGAAGTTGATGCCGAGGGCCGTGTACCACCCGGCTCGTACGAATGGATTGGACTGCGCCACTCAGTCAGGAGCCTGTCGGGGTAAGCAGGGTGAGCGACGCGAACGAACCGGGGAGCGGGAGCGGCTGGCGCAGCGACGATCGACGACGCGCAGCGCGCCGGGCCTAGAGGCCGCCAAGGACTTTCCTTGCCGCGCGGACGAGCCGATCGATGTCGCTCTCGGTGTGTGCCAGCGAGACGAACATCGCCTCGAACTGCGACGGCGGCAGGTAGATGCCCTCGTCCAGCATGGCGTGGAAGAAACGGGCGAAGCGGGCGGTGTCCGCGCGACGTGCGCCGTCGTAATCGGACACCCGCTCGACCCCGAGGAACAGGGTCAGCATCGAGCCGACCCGATTGACGCACGCGGCGACGCCGGCGGCGCGCGCCGCCTCCACGAGCCCCCGCTCGGCCAGGGCTCCGAGCTCCTCGAGGCGCTCGTAGGCCGAGCCCATCTCGCGTACCTTGGTGAGCATCTCGAGTCCGGCCGCGACGCTGAGCGGGTTTCCCGACAGGGTGCCCGCCTGATACACGGGGCCGGTCGGCGCGAGACGCCCCATCAGGTCTCGCCGGCCCCCGAAGGCGGCGAGCGGTAGCCCGCCGCCGATTATCTTGCCGAGGCAGCTGAGATCCGGGGCGACCCCGTACCTACCTTCCGCCCCGCTCCACCCGACCCTGAAGCCGGTGATGACCTCGTCGAACACGAGGAGGGCGCCCGCCCGCGACGTCTCCTCGCGCAATGCCTCGAGGAACCCAGGCGCGGGGGGAACCACACCCATGTTGCCCGCCACCGGCTCGACGATCACGGCGGCGATTTCCG
This genomic window from Deltaproteobacteria bacterium contains:
- the hemL gene encoding glutamate-1-semialdehyde-2,1-aminomutase: MCPSRCKRNLGTCGGAARLTLRQPGATVAEAVSRTSEELYAEACRLIPGGVNSPVRSWTAVGGRPLFVQRARGAEVVDADGRSYLDFVGSWGPLLLGHAHPAVVAAIAARARYGTSFGAPTAGEVQLARLLVAALPSLEQVRLVSSGTEATMSALRLARAATERDLIVKFAGCYHGHVDALLVRAGSGALTLGVPDSPGVPAALAALTLTAEFNDTGGVRELMRRRGPEIAAVIVEPVAGNMGVVPPAPGFLEALREETSRAGALLVFDEVITGFRVGWSGAEGRYGVAPDLSCLGKIIGGGLPLAAFGGRRDLMGRLAPTGPVYQAGTLSGNPLSVAAGLEMLTKVREMGSAYERLEELGALAERGLVEAARAAGVAACVNRVGSMLTLFLGVERVSDYDGARRADTARFARFFHAMLDEGIYLPPSQFEAMFVSLAHTESDIDRLVRAARKVLGGL
- a CDS encoding septal ring lytic transglycosylase RlpA family protein; translated protein: MQTVPRGAGGAIPRHPFHARTSASWLFAVAVASLIVWVCPARADMVPGEPVVGHASWYGGEFARRPTASGELFDPFKLTGAHRTLPLGSKVKVTNLLNGRSVMVTINDRGPYKRRREIDLSYRAASVLGIVRRGVARVRIELVDS
- the atpB gene encoding F0F1 ATP synthase subunit A, which gives rise to MEHEPFTWIGALGLPEKIATGGLVAALLVVFAVRVSRKLGATEAALDPEDGITTRNLAEAVVEGISGLAESVIGHGAERYVPLLASFFVFILACNLIGLVPGFSPPTSDFNITFGLGIVSFIAYHFAGAREHGLHYVKQFLGSVVLLYPLMLVVELFTHVFRPVSLGIRLFANMVADHEVVEIFTGLTKIGIPVAFYFLGAFVAVVQAFIFTMLSAIYIALAVSHEH
- a CDS encoding AtpZ/AtpI family protein, with translation MAQSNPFVRAGWYTALGINFSGTIAGGALLGWVIDRWFGSAPWALLTCTVLGLVGGLIWLIQALRQLERRDHEPEP
- a CDS encoding ATP synthase F0 subunit C, whose product is MKRIGGTLVAVGIFLAANPALAEVTGEGGGASWWRGLVALAGGLGLGIAAFGAGLGQGRATAAAMESIGRNPNSADRIFTPLIVGLALMEALALYAFVIAILLYGKVPSL